A single genomic interval of Osmia lignaria lignaria isolate PbOS001 chromosome 9, iyOsmLign1, whole genome shotgun sequence harbors:
- the LOC117607849 gene encoding murinoglobulin-1: MDKLLFLVTLCCLVGFIRCNLTSSNIERGYVFTIPNRLLAGETVSGCLSLHNLEPPAHVLLELLSQPSEQGVLSSTDTVLTTGIETCLELMIPTPQDTTVFLRLTIKFEKHPEYVVNVMKMMEIQQNSLITFVETDKPIYKPGQDVNIRILMLKHDLKPWKKPISKVWIETPAEVRVAQWSNVSTENGMVQLAFPLSSEPRWGMWKIKVEKYSNPQLIHTTTFEVTKYVLPRFQISITSPKYVLADAENVTWNICVKYSYNKPVKGTLLLKLTPDIRHWRITYNVTEIRYKTEMDSPDGCTKFAISGSILNLPRWSVDPENIILIANFTEAGTGVVETMINWTPVKHEALKIEFAQYMPKYFKLDLPYHGKLRVLRQDNTPAPTEKIQFCLKVRRKHRLYHDVVECRDFTSSADGFIDFIVPPQHKNVILLSFVATAVDYSMKYYAPENRWKVFMNQPSAHINVNPWYSPSDSYLAVARGSQPIVCGEKYSFNVMYTIPPDTEVNESILFHYSINSKGDILIYGHVKHKPGRDTILNYSEFRNLLGSLESSENKTDQDPIVHRFPLSVKVTSSMAPISELLLYYVRSDGEIVAATYTIEVGHCFENKVKTAWHTDVQTPGSTTQYHVEAAPWSLCAISAIDESTLFLSGLKSNLINAAQTFERLKMYHPTSDLRENWMQTNCEMSAPNEEFAHLPLPAVQRGLGWLRKRRSNTYHRSVDYVNAMQAFNDFGVVVMSNLVQKARPCSVGFSEQLYVSNSMRMMTMDRTVIDSAVAAAAMDPGVEYVDESFDQTPTLRSYFPETWLWELVPTGKEGKVTIERTLPDTITDWVSYTACISPIHGLGIAPPTTITAFQSFFLDYSLPYSVKRGEMFRMKVSLFNYMQHSLPVKIKLENISGVDLHLSHPTASFCVKPRDSVVHEYVLRPRVIGEVNITVSASVDTDYFDPCGPQTLVFTRDTIVKPILILPEGFPVEETKTMLVCPTDFNDDSTFMWEVRFPEDVVPDSGRAYVTLVGDVLGPALENLDKLVRVPTGCGEQTMLLFVPNFHVLRYLDVLEIKVPALRERAIKNMEEGYQKELTFRKPDGSYSSFSTSASSIWLTAFVLKSFGQARSYIHIDEPDLEMTAYWIVRKQLENGCFPIIGTVFHKQMKGALQDDGSSAALTAYIVISLLKSRVPLPASLISNSFRCLEKIMDNSNDDLYTTILTTYAVALSEHPFANASVQTLMDLATRYNGLIWWEDKTRPSMSLSIEMTSYVILTLVKLGGTENLLEALKAVRWLSKQRNAKGGFISTQDTILGLEALAEYAMTISTKNTDLSVLVTAKEIDVVHRLYNENRMLLKQIHLPVLPTIVEVFAEGKGCILVQTNIRYNVPHTTGSDAFDLTVAASSDAYANECSIQDITICARYKLADGESNMALLEIGMISGYVPDRESLQSLLQPTSRVKRFEEDNDMVSIYFDKLTSQKNCISFKIIRENVVDRLEPANVKLYDYYQQELMVSSSYKIASMCGSAEPIDEKPAKNLTFQLSAIRLPTKDVLNSSFVVMKHELDVPEGMEGPVPVYVKPNTIDYKMETTIATNGVPELTPTLGTEDQTVQWGEQEPVQEEFDSQIKNTTDIETDVWSPTGAEQFCPICMDKIPSDIRNIYCSASSVVKVAIRRLRKARMLLDLHASREVQRLRATVEFTLSSNCSCSPLDTPGSLALIINKDNDFLASGDHKQTLNDSFYIYGLPPISGVPCTVAEARSTCSNEEKVQCT; the protein is encoded by the exons ATGGATAAATTATTGTTTTTGGTGACACTTTGCTGTTTAGTGGGATTTATACGCTGCAATTTAACCAGTTCAAATATTGAACG GGGATACGTATTTACAATACCTAACAGGCTTTTAGCTGGTGAAACTGTAAGTGGATGCCTGTCTTTGCACAATTTAGAGCCTCCAGCGCATGTTCTTCTGGAACTATTATCTCAGCCATCAGAACAGGGTGTATTGTCTAGTACTGACACCGTCTTAACGACAG GTATAGAAACATGTTTGGAACTGATGATACCGACGCCACAAGACACAACCGTCTTTCTTCGACTGACGATTAAATTCGAGAAACATCCCGAATATGTAGTGAATGTAATGAAAATGATGGAAATTCAGCAGAATTCTCTGATCACTTTTGTGGAAACTGATAAACCAATTTATAAACCTGGTCAAGATGTTAATATTAGAATTCTTATGCTTAAACATGATTTGAAGCCTTGGAAAAAACCG ATTTCAAAAGTATGGATTGAAACTCCGGCGGAAGTGAGAGTGGCACAATGGTCAAACGTGAGCACGGAGAACGGGATGGTACAGTTGGCATTTCCTTTGTCGTCAGAACCACGCTGG GGAATGTGGAAGATTAAAGTGGAGAAATATTCAAACCCTCAGCTGATTCACACTACTACATTCGAAGTAACTAAATACGTTCTACCAAGATTCCAAATATCAATAACTTCCCCGAAATATGTACTTGCGGATGCAGAGAACGTTACATGGAACATCTGTGTCAA ATATAGCTACAATAAACCCGTAAAAGGTACTCTGCTGTTAAAATTAACACCGGACATACGTCATTGGCGAATAACGTATAACGTTACCGAAATACGTTACAAAACGGAA ATGGATTCACCAGACGGATGtacaaaatttgcaatttctgGATCGATTCTTAATTTGCCACGATGGAGCGTAGACCCGGAAAACATTATTCTAATAGCGAATTTCACAGAAGCCGGTACCGGAGTAGTAGAAACTATGATCAATTGGACGCCAGTGAAGCACGAGGCCTTAAAAATCGAATTCGCCCAATACATGCCTAAATACTTTAAGCTGGATTTACCTTACCATGGAAAG TTACGAGTTCTGCGACAAGACAATACCCCAGCTCCGACCGAAAAGATTCAGTTTTGCTTAAAAGTCCGTAGAAAACACAGATTGTACCATGACGTGGTCGAATGCCGTGATTTTACATCGTCCGCCGATGGTTTCATTGATTTCATTGTACCACCTCAACACAAGAACGTCATTTTGTTAAGTTTCGTTGCCACCGCCGTTGattattcaatgaaatattatgCGCCCGAGAATCGATGGAAA GTATTTATGAATCAACCTTCGGCGCATATCAACGTGAATCCATGGTACTCCCCATCTGATAGTTACTTGGCTGTGGCAAGAGGAAGTCAGCCCATCGTATGTGGAGAAAAATATTCCTTCAACGTCATGTATACGATACCCCCGGACACGGAAGTCAACGAATCCATTTTATTCCATTATTCTATCAATTCGAAAGgcgatatcttgatatatggaCACGTGAAGCACAAGCCCGGTCGTGATACCATATTAAACTACTCTGAGTTTCGCAATTTATTGGGTAGCCTTGAATCTTCGGAAAATAAAACCGATCAAGATCCCATTGTACACAG ATTCCCATTAAGCGTGAAAGTAACATCAAGCATGGCACCAATATCCGAACTGTTACTCTATTACGTGCGATCTGATGGTGAAATCGTGGCTGCGACATACACGATCGAGGTTGGTCATTGTTTCGAGAACAAGGTGAAAACTGCGTGGCACACCGACGTTCAAACACCAGGATCGACGACTCAGTACCACGTGGAAGCAGCACCATGGTCACTGTGTGCGATTTCGGCTATCGACGAATCGACACTTTTCTTGAGTGGATTGAAATCCAACTTGATTAATGCCGCTCAGACATTCGAACGATTGAAAATGTATCATCCAACCTCGGATCTTCGTGAGAATTGGATGCAGACTAATTGCGAAA TGTCGGCACCTAATGAAGAGTTCGCTCATCTGCCACTTCCTGCGGTACAACGGGGTCTAGGATGGCTTCGAAAAAGGCGTTCGAATACTTACCACAGATCGGTTGATTATGTTAATGCCATGCAAGCCTTCAAT GATTTCGGAGTGGTTGTGATGAGCAATCTCGTACAAAAAGCACGACCTTGTTCAGTAGGATTCTCAGAACAGTTGTATGTATCCAACAGTATGAGGATGATGACAATGGATAGAACTG TGATCGATTCCGCGGTTGCGGCTGCAGCAATGGATCCAGGGGTAGAATACGTTGACGAAAGTTTCGATCAGACGCCCACACTTAGATCATATTTTCCTGAAACATGGTTATGGGAATTAGTGCCTACTGG GAAAGAAGGTAAAGTGACGATAGAACGTACACTCCCAGACACGATCACCGATTGGGTCAGTTACACAGCGTGCATATCACCGATCCATGGGCTGGGAATAGCACCACCAACCACCATAACAGCATTTCAGTCGTTCTTCCTCGACTATAGTTTGCCGTACAGTGTGAAACGTGGAGAAATGTTTCGTATGAAAGTCTCTCTCTTCAATTACATGCAGCATAGCTTACCT GTGAAGATCAAGCTGGAAAATATATCAGGGGTAGATTTGCATTTGTCGCACCCGACAGCATCGTTTTGCGTGAAACCAAGGGACAGTGTTGTCCACGAATACGTGCTAAGACCACGAGTTATTGGGGAAGTTAACATAACAGTTTCCGCTTCCGTAGACACTGACTATTTTGATCCCTGTGGACCTCAAACTTTGGTATTTACACG ggACACAATTGTGAAACCAATTCTAATTCTGCCTGAAGGTTTCCCAGTGGAAGAAACGAAAACGATGTTAGTTTGTCCGACGGACTTCAATGATGATTCCACATTCATGTGGGAAGTGAGGTTCCCCGAGGATGTGGTACCTGACAGTGGGAGAGCGTATGTAACATTGGTAGGGGACGTTTTAGGACCGGCACTCGAGAATCTGGATAAACTCGTGAGGGTACCAACGGGCTGTGGTGAACAAACTATGCTTCTGTTCGTACCAAATTTTCACGTGTTACGATATCTGGATGTTCTTGAAATCAAAGTTCCTGCGCTACGGGAGAGAGCGATCAAAAATATGGAAGAAG GATATCAAAAAGAGCTAACCTTTAGAAAACCGGATGGCTCGTATTCGTCGTTCTCTACCAGTGCAAGTTCCATATGGTTAACCGCATTCGTGTTGAAGTCCTTTGGTCAGGCTCGAAGCTACATCCACATCGACGAGCCTGATCTTGAGATGACCGCGTATTGGATTGTGAGAAAACAATTGGAGAACGGTTGCTTCCCTATTATAGGCACGGTTTTTCACAAACAGATGAAG GGTGCACTTCAAGATGATGGTTCATCAGCAGCATTAACAGCCTACATTGTGATATCTTTGCTCAAATCTCGAGTTCCATTGCCAGCGTCTCTTATCAGTAACAGCTTCCGCTGTCTGGAAAAAATAATGGATAATAGCAACGACGATCTTTACACTACGATTCTCACCACCTATGCAGTAGCACTGTCGGAACATCCATTTGCTAATGCCAGCGTGCAGACGCTGATGGACCTCGCCACTCGTTACAAT GGTTTGATTTGGTGGGAGGACAAAACAAGGCCGTCGATGAGCCTGAGCATCGAAATGACATCTTACGTGATTCTCACGTTAGTCAAGTTAGGCGGAACTGAGAATCTGCTTGAAGCTTTGAAGGCTGTACGTTGGTTATCGAAACAAAGAAACGCCAAGGGTGGATTCATATCCACGCAGGACACGATTCTCGGTTTAGAGGCACTTGCCGAATATGCTATGACTATAAGCACTAAAAATACTGATTTATCCGTTTTGGTGACCGCTAAGGAAATAGACGTTGTGCACAGATTGTACAATGAAAATCGTATGCTTCTCAAACAAATTCATCTACCCGTTTTACCTACGATCGTTGAAGTCTTTGCTGAGGGCAAGGGTTGTATTTTAGTCCAG ACTAATATTAGGTACAACGTTCCACATACAACCGGTTCAGATGCTTTCGATCTCACGGTGGCTGCCAGTTCTGATGCCTATGCAAACGAGTGTTCCATACAGGATATTACAATTTGTGCACGATATAAATTAGCAGACGGGGAAAGCAACATGGCCTTACTCGAAATTGGAATGATCAGTGGTTATGTACCTGATCGAGAGAGCTTGCAGTCGTTGTTACAACCAACATCAA GAGTGAAACGTTTCGAGGAGGATAACGATATGGTTTCTATTTACTTTGATAAATTGACTAGTCAAAAGAATTGCATCTCCTTCAAGATAATAAGGGAGAACGTCGTCGATCGTCTTGAGCCAGCTAATGTCAAGCTTTACGATTACTATCAACAAGAGCTTATGGTGTCCAGC AGCTATAAAATCGCTTCGATGTGTGGCAGTGCGGAACCAATTGATGAAAAACCGGCAAAAAATTTAACATTCCAATTAAGCGCGATAAGATTACCAACAAAAGATGTATTAAATTCTTCTTTCGTTGTTATGAAACACGAACTGGATGTTCCCGAAGGAATGGAAGGACCAGTACCGGTTTACGTGAAACCGAATACGATTGATTATAAAATGGAGACTACTATAGCTACCAATGGGGTGCCTGAATTGACGCCAACACTTGGAACCGAAGATCAAACTGTGCAATGGGGAGAACAGGAACCTGTACAG GAGGAATTTGACAGTCAGATAAAGAATACCACGGACATCGAGACGGACGTTTGGT cGCCAACGGGAGCGGAACAGTTTTGTCCTATATGCATGGACAAGATTCCGTCAGACATCAGGAATATTTATTGTTCGGCAAGTAGCGTGGTTAAAGTGGCTATTAGACGACTGCGTAAAGCAAGAATGTTGTTGGATCTTCATGCATCCCGTGAGGTTCAACGGCTTCGTGCCACAGTCGAGTTCACTTTAAGCTCGAATTGTTCCTGTTCACCATTAGATACTC CCGGAAGTCTAGCGTTAATCATAAACAAGGATAACGACTTTCTCGCATCCGGGGATCACAAACAGACACTGAACGACTCGTTTTACATATACGGATTGCCCCCAATTAGCGGTGTGCCCTGTACAGTGGCAGAGGCACGATCTACCTGTTCGAATGAAGAAAAGGTTCAATGCACATAG